In one window of Arachis ipaensis cultivar K30076 chromosome B06, Araip1.1, whole genome shotgun sequence DNA:
- the LOC107646797 gene encoding uncharacterized protein LOC107646797, which translates to MTIPCSIAVLRRSPVRVGGQVDQSHAYFHRLFWTFPPCIEAFRHCKSLVSIVGTHLYGKYGGTLLVAIAQDGNSNNLSVAFALVEGENAKSWSFFLSHLCQHITLQPGIPVISDQHNSIKAALEASDGGWLPPAAYHTFCIRHVAAKFALTFKGKDARKLLVNAAYAKTKVEFDYWFDILRSEDPAMCDWANRIVYAIWTQHWDEGRRFGHMTTNISECVNSILKRVRNLLIYSLVKSMYGRLT; encoded by the coding sequence ATGACGATTCCGTGTAGTATTGCAGTGTTGAGGAGGAGTCCTGTGCGAGTGGGTGGGCAAGTGGATCAGTCGCATGCCTATTTCCATCGGCTTTTTTGGACATTCCCACCGTGTATTGAGGCCTTCCGACATTGCAAGTCGTTGGTCAGTATTGTCGGCACCCACCTGTACGGCAAATACGGTGGTACGTTGCTCGTTGCGATTGCTCAGGACGGAAACTCCAACAACCTTTCTGTTGCATTTGCACTTGTGGAGGGTGAGAATGCTAAGTCGTGGTCATTTTTTCTATCCCACCTCTGCCAGCACATCACTCTGCAACCAGGTATTCCTGTGATATCGGATCAACACAACAGCATCAAGGCCGCACTGGAGGCTTCCGACGGAGGTTGGCTACCACCCGCTGCCTACCATACATTCTGTATTCGACATGTGGCCGCAAAATTTGCCCTAACTTTTAAGGGCAAGGATGCACGTAAGCTTCTTGTGAACGCGGCTTATGCCAAGACTAAGGTTGAATTTGACTATTGGTTTGATATTCTCCGATCCGAGGACCCTGCCATGTGTGATTGGGCTAACAGGATTGTGTATGCGATATGGACTCAGCATTGGGATGAGGGGAGGAGATTCGGACATATGACGACAAATATCTCTGAGTGTGTGAATTCGATACTGAAGAGAGTGAGAAACCTTCTAATTTATTCACTGGTGAAGTCCATGTACGGGAGGTTGACCTAG